CAAGTACCATGCTAGATCAGTGGATATAAAATAGATAGCAGATTTTAATTTGGTCTTTGTTAGACTgtcttttttgctgttcattGATGATTTACTTTCAGCAGCTTTAGAATTGCCATTACAGTTCAGCAGACTAGGTCCAAAATTGTAGTTCTTACACTGTTTGATGAATTGTGAGAATATGCAATATAACTCTGGCATTTCTAGCATCCTTTGTGATACAGAAAAGGGATAATATTGCACCCATACCTTCAGTTATTTGGTTGTCATTAAATAAACATGATTATGTCCACTGAGTAGTTGTTTTCCATAGATAAGAACGAACTAAGCGATACCTTTTAAGCTGGAAAACATAGCTTTCAGTTGACAATACTTTGAAAAAATCATCTTTCAATATTTTTAGACTTCAGAACTTCACTGCTAAAAGCTTCAACATTTTTCCTTGGTGAAATACTCTGTGAAGCCTCCAGAGGTCTCTTTTActatgtttgttttccaaaagtCATTGGGTGTGTATTGGTTgggatgatttttattttctaaaaacagtttttaacatGAGAACTGTACTGATTAGTGTAGATAAACAGGCagctttctctgttgttttcttgcaCTGTGCTGTAACTTGTGCATTTTCAAGTTAAATATTTGTAAGAGCTTTTTATCTTTCataggaagaaaatgcaaatgtactaaagcaaaaataaaaatctgaagcaTGGTGACAAAGGCAAAATCTACAAAAGGTAGATTTTATTGGCTGTAAACTAGAAAGCTTTGTCTCCAAAATGAATTTCTTGCTGGTAAGGAACATTGTTAGGTCCCTGTCAGGTATTTTCATCCGACTTTTGATGCATTGTTGACAATACGCTTGCAGAATTCTTTTTGTGGGAGAAACAGTGGatatgtctttcttttaaaagcacacGGTCTGTCACATGTCTGTGGTTTGAGATATTCTGAAGTAGCTGACCTTGCTTTTTAATAGGTGCAAAGGTATACTGACCATCTGTATGCAAACATTAGGGAACAAGGACTTGTGAAGGCAGCATGTAGCACAATGTTCCTTTCTGGTGTACTTCAAGTAATTGATTCCTCTCACAAAAATATAAGCTTAGAAATAAACCCTAGCactattttcttcctcattttatatctcattttgtttgataaTGCAGTCAGCCATTTCTTTTCATACTCTTATATCCATACTCAACACTCTTAACAACAGAGTCTGAATGTTAAGGCTTCTTTCATCTTCATCCTTTCCCCTCAGCTATTGCCCTCATGAAGTCTGTGAACAACTTCTGTACATGGATTTTTCCTATCTATTAATATTTACAAGCGGTGAGTGGTAACATCTTTGTAGTaccttctctgttttctgggATTCCCTCATCAGGGTGCCATCAGTAATAGGGAATATTtgtaagagatggaaaaaaggCTGGCAGAAGATTCTCAGCCTTACAAAGAATAcgttgaaaatgtatttaaaacattggtttcttttcctttgtatgTTTTATGTATTCTGTACAACTAAACTCCTTCTACCCACTCTGATTCTGTATGTGCTTTCAGAGACAGCATTAAACTAAGGTGTCCACACATATATTTTCCAGTTCAAGGAATAATATGGCTCTTACTTATTTATCTGTACTGTATAACTCAGTAACATAAGTTATATTTCTCTCTTGTGGTTTCATTGACCAGTATTGTGAAAGAAGTTTTCAACTAAAGTTTTCGGATTTGGGCTATAATTTTCTTACCTCATAGAAGATGCCAAAGGTAATAAGAGTGAGTTTcaatgtagaaataaaaaatgattattcAAATCAATACAGTTGGATATGCTAATAATTCAAGTTATTAGTTTGTTTCTGGCATGCAGTCTTGTTTTATGGTTCACACTATTCAGAGTCTTTAAATGTGTATTGTACAGATACAACATCACAATCAGATTTGCTGCTTGCCATAGTAGGAGAATGAAGGATTAGTAGGAGAATGTAGGAGAATGAGAATGAATTGACATAATAGGAGAATAAAGAGGATGGAGCCTAGATTATTTAGCAAGTTTTAGTTTAGTTATAGTGGGAGAATAGTAGGAGAATGAGAATGAATTGACATAATTGGAGAATGAAGAGGATGGAGCCTAGTTTATTTAGCAAGTTTCTTTTAGCATTTTATGTTGAGATTTAGTTGAAGATTCAATACATTACTATAGTTGGCCCTCCTATCACTTAGGAAGCGTTGCTAAAATGAGAAGTAACAAACATAGTAACGCTACTGAGGTGACTAGTTATAGAATCACCTGAAATGTCGCATTGTAATTTTCAGCAGATCTCCCAAGAGCTTCAAGATTCTTTACACTTCAGTATAGAGGCTTGCAGTGCCTGCCATTCACCCTCTGAAGCTGGTAAAATTGATttcagggaaaataataataataataataataaagtgttTGGATTTTGTTCAGTAGTAGTTGTTTCCTACATGACAGCACTGTCTAGTTTCAGATCCTGTTCTGAGCCAGGCCTTTGATACCTTGAAGCACACTTGTGAATATCTGtcatgaaatattttcacttatgttggtgttttttgggttgggtttttgtttgtttgtttgtttgtattgttttttgttgctgttgttgtaaCTGCTTTTCCCTTAATATCAGATTCTGACAAAGAGCATATAATTAGTTTTTCCCATTTCCCCTTTTACATGCCATACCTGGTCATACAGACTTACTGTGTCCTCTTTCAGGTTTCTGTTTCTGAGCTCAAGAGTTTGTTTTATGTCTTCTGCATAGAAACTGTACTGTATAGATTATGGAATATCACAATGATAGTTTATCAGTGTGGTTTTTTCTCCTAATTTTAACAGTGACtttgctgttttattgcagTTGAGCAGGGTTGTTACCATACCCCTTACCCACATCTACCTTAAAAACTTTGTTGTCTCCTTACTCTCAGTCATTCCAGATAGTACTCAACGTGTTTGTAAGTGAATCTATGTGGATATTCTTAGATAATAtcctgaagaaaatatatattttttaattatttttttttaagttttattagCATTTTTTAACTAGTTCCAAAATAAGAAATAGCATTTAGCATTCTAAGTTCTTTAGGACCTTTTGTAAACGATCTTGCTACAGTCCGTGTACAACATTATACCCTTTATCCTGATACTTCTCAAGTCTACTGGAGAGCTCCTCTGCTGACTCCTCTGTAACATGACTGCTAGAGCTGATTTTATGGtagatgatttttttcaaacaaattcattcacatttcccttagaatcataaaatcacagaatcatagaattactcaggttggaaaagacctcaaagatcatcaagtccaaccgcagcctaaccatagtaccctaactctaacaaccctctgctaaatcataatCTAGATAATCATTACCTACCCAAGCTTGCCTAATTTTATGTCTTTGTAGGTGCTGCAGTTGCCTAATACGAACACTAAACTGTAACTTCTGAAAGTTTTAAATCACATATGCTTTTCATTCCTTATGCACAGAGGTTAATTAAAGTGAAGCAGTATGTAATGTAGTATGTGGTCCTGGGAATGTATTACTCTTTAATGTTACTtctaaatttttaattttatttttttttaaaatcatctgtTGACATTATACATGGCTTCTGGTTCTCCTTCTCTACAATCTGTAAGAATGGCTGTAATGTGAAATGCACTTCTTCTTGAAAATATACTTCAAAGTTTTCACTATAAAAAGTGTAACAAACAAGCCTACATAATAGTGTTCACATAACGGATCAGAATCAGAGCTTGCTCTACAGTAGTGACATTTTCCTGTTGCCTGTTCATGAATTTAGTTGTTCACAAAATAAAGTTTTAGTAAGCAAGTGTTTGCTAAAGCACGTCTGAAATtctaaaatggcttttttttgcAGTAGTGTGGTGTCCATGAATGGTAATCCTTATGATGAAATTCCAGCCTTAAACAGAGAACTCTCTTAAGAAAGcccagctctttttttttttttttttttttggtaagaacaaacaaataggGTAACACACATGGCCTAATCATTGTATTTTGATTTGACAATGTGTTTAAACCATTTTCAGGAAAtattgtggtttaacccagcaggtggcttAGCCCCATGCAGCTGCTTACTCACCTCCCCCCATAGCTGGTGGAGATGATGGGGAAGGTGAAAATGTCAGAATTTGTATTGAGGTAAAAACAATTTTACTAGGTAAAGCAGTAGCCACACATGCaggcaaaacaaagcaaggaattcatttgctgcttccCATGGGCAGATAGAAGTTCAGCCACCTCCAAAATAGCTTATCACACCTTACTGTTTCTTGAAAGACAAGTACCATCACCCTGAACAtgtcctccttctcctctttaCCTCAACTTTTATTGCTGAGCGTGACCTTGTATGGAATGGGACATCCCATTGGCCAGTTTGGGTTGGTGTCCTGGTTCTTTTCACTTCTTGCTTCTTGTGCACCCTCAGTTCTTCACTGGCAGGGCAGCATGAGTGTCAAGAGAGTCCTTgactctgtacagcactgcttagACAAACAGAACGTTGGTGTGTTATTGTTTTCATCACAAATCCAAAATGAGGCACTATATCAGctactaggaaaaaaattaccTCTATCCTATCCAAATCTAGGACactgaaactgaagcaaaagcacacaaaaattAAACCACAGTGATATCTAGCAGAGATGAAGTGTTATACTTCCTTAGTTCAATAGGAATTTTATAACTAGCTTCTataaaatcagaatattttgcTGGATTAATAAATATCTGCACATTTTGTGACAAATTAGGCATAAAGCTAGAACTAATAGATTATGTGATCTATTAGACGGAGTTACTGGTAATCATATTAGTATAAAAGTGTTTCAGTTAACCTGAACAATATTGTTATGTGTTAAGCATAATAGAATCTTCTTTGGCAGAAATAGTATCTAACATCTAGTATCTAATCAGTTCATCTTTCTGGATTCTTGTGCTAAGCATGTAAATTGCTCTCAGTATAAACATCTGTTTGCATGTCTTTTGGTCTTAAGAAGCTCCACCTTCAGCTCTCCTGTTTTAAACAACCTTACAGttcataattttgttttttgcctgAATCCATAAACCTATAAGTAGACTGGATGATGGATCCTAAACAAAGATCAGAGGTGATGCTTCTGGTGTTCACAGCAGCTAATtttcctgttctgctctgtATGCTCAGTTTTTCCCTTGTTGAAATACCGTGTGTAGCTGAAGCTTCCAAATTTGTTGCTCAGATTTTGAAGGAAATCCTAGATAGCTGAAAATACGCATGTCATCTCTTATTCACAAATTTCTAACCAGTGTCCTAACCAGTGCTTAACTTTACCTCAAGTACTCAACCTCggcattcattaaaatattgaaaatataataaaggGCTTGAATAATAAAGGAGGCTTTAATATTTTAGTATTGGTATTTAATGAAGCGAATCTTCAGTAATTATAACTGAATCAATGGCAGATGTGTTCTTCACCTCAGTTTTGAGCCACATATGTTGCTAAATTCTCATTTCCTTGCAAAAATAGTTCTGTAAATACAGTTAAATGCTGATCTCTGTGAAACCTGTTAAAGCAGAAAGTATGTAAAGCCTTTAATGTTTCATATAGCTCTTTTGAATAGGacacatttcttctgcaaaatgcatttgtttatatACACAGATTACTAATATTAACATCTGTATACAAGATTCCTTACACAGGCTCAAACCACTTTGTGGACATCTCCCCAAAGACTTAGTGTTCTAGGTTAGTCCCACAGAAGATGCCTGAGATAACCAGAAGGAAGTTtcgtgttttgttttcttggataAACAAAAGTGAAGTGCTTCTGAAAAGTTACTTCTCATTTTCACAAACAGAAGTAAGACTTCTCATTTTGTAATGGgaacaacaaaacaaggttAATATCCATTAAGTGTTGCATTTGGTACATCATATGCTGGTGTTCTAAAGTGACAGTGAGAGAAGCTGTTATCTGTTTACTTGATTAAGTCAGACTTCTTCTTTACAGAACTTGAATGCGGAGTGGTAGTAGATAATCGCTCTTGCATATATTGTccaagttttatttctgaagtacttTCCAGAGTCAAACTTGAATCTCCATGAATTCTTCTACAAATAAGTTGGAGGACAGTCTTACGTACGCTcctggacattaggaaatacatAACAGGGTCTAAGCAGCtattaaaagatgaaaatatgagCATAACCTCATTGCACGTGTGAATGATTCCCTTCCAGTAACAAGATGGATTTTGTAATTGTGATGTAATGTAGACAAATCGAAACATGTGGTATGGAACAAAACATACAGTGAAAATAATGAGTACAATGAAGGAATTCCTTGCTGTCTGGGTGTATTTTACTGCATTGGGAAAATTAGCTCTTTTCCTTGAAATTCTCAGCAGGTTCTTGGCAATTTTAACATAGGAAagtatcaaaaggaaaaaaactgtcCAAAAAATGATGACAGTGATATAATTTAAAATTGCTTCTGTCATTGCATTCTTTTTATGCCGATAATGAAAGCACAAGGTAGAATTGCTGACCTCGCTCCTGAAGAGAGATGGTACAACTACTAATGAAAATCCTGTTAGTGCAACTGCCCACACAATGCAGCAGATATGTATACTTCGGGTAGTAGTTAACATGTTAGGTCGTTTCAcagacttatttatttttatgtaacgATCTAGGCTAATTAGTCCCAACAGCACTATGCTAATGTACATGTTCATGTAAAATAGAGTTCCTACAATTTTGCATAAAATCCGTCCAAACATCCACGTGTTGTTGCTGATGTGGTACAGTATTCGGAAGGGAAGACAGAAGATCAGCAAAAGATCAGCAATGGCTACGTTTAGCAAGTAAACTTGGATGGAATTCCTTTTCTGGTGAATGCACAGGAATGCAAACAGGGCTATAATATTTCCAACCAATCCAACGACAAAAATAACAGAGTAGAAAAGTATGAAAGCAAATGACAGTGCATTGTCTTCTAAGAAACAGCTTGCATTGTGTTGAATTTCAGATGCATTCGTGGCTAGATCAGTTTGGTTACCCCAAAAGCCTTCCTTGTGTGGAAGAATGGTCAGTAAATCAACTGAAGATGCAGCCATTTGTGAGGATTTTCTTAGCTGTTCTGTTGGGATGCAAAGAGAAATTGTAAATATTAAGTCACCACAGGAACACTGTTACACTTTATTGCCTATGAAGCATTTACATAATATAAACAGCACAGAGTCAGCACTATTATATtagcttcttttttattatttgtatctTTGTGTAAAGTTAGgtgtcttttccttttgtgcaaTATTTGTAAATCAAAATTGTGCAAGGTAACCGATGTTAGcttaaaattacattaattcAGTAATGGATTGTTTTCACATCTTCCCTTGTTTTCATAAAGTTTTTAATGTCAGTGAGAGTATATTGCTAACCAGTGAGGTATAATCTGGAAGATAAAAATCAGCTTTGgctgaagaaggaaaaccaaaagaaaacacttgatCAGTATGGCAGAACAGCAGCTAGCTGTTTAGAGAGGTAGTTAACAACCAATTATTAACAATACGTTTTTTTTACCTAAGTTTATATGCCATGATGTTAGAAGATTATATAAATtagtttatttatatatatatatattttttttttaaagggataAGCTAATATTTCCCTAATCtaagaagagctgaaaaatCATATTTGGTATTCTATATGTATATCTCCAGCAACagtaacaaggaaaaaaaaaaaaacattccaggTCTTAGAAATGCCTGATATAGGTAAGGCAGTGAAAATTGGAACATTTTAGATAAGAAGCTTAGTAAGAAGTGATGTACATACAGAATGTGAATTATTGAGAAGACATTAATAATAAAGTATTGTAACATCTCCTGTTGGATGATCTTAAAATTGCATTAGATGTGGGCAGTATGTTCCAGTTTTACAAGAACAGCTGTCTTTTCATATTAACCATTCAGGATGGCGTGGGCTAAAAGTAATTATAAAAATTTAATcttgttaaaaaaatacagtaccTTCAAATACACATTGAAACCTCTCTGCTGCTTTAAATGTTATGTTtacattgctttttttgttgcaAAAAATTCTTGATGTCATGAATTGCATAATTAATAGCATCTTTTAGGTGAATGAGGGCTGGAAAAAATCAGTTACACTGCAGATACTTCAGAAACACAACTTTATCCAAAGTTTTGTCGTCTCTAAGTAGGCATGCATACTTAAactaagaaatatttaattacatGCAATTAATTGCAAAGGTCATTAGTACCTttgtaattaaaagaaattttaataagaatgtattttattgtatCTTAAGTATAAAAGGAGCCACTTACCATTTGTGTTTTAAGAACTTCTGCTGACTGTGAAAACCACTGCTGAAGAGAGGGAGGAGTAACATGTAGCATGTCCTCTTATTAGAAAGCTGGAGTATCAGCTTCTCTATGAAAGCTCAAGAATCAGCTGACACAGTGCAATTAGCTACAAGGGGAAGTTTTAACTAGTGTTGCaactatttttttaaagatatttttaggTAGCAAAACCAAACTTATTGGAAAGATCGACTTTGCTGTTAACTTGGCCTTTGCTGGTTATATCATAAACTTTTACTGAATTTCAATCTGAATAAGAgattgggattttttttcacagaaacttTGTTTCTTGTTACCAACCTCAGTGTCTTCCTTTTTGGTAAACAGTTATGTTGGTACACCATGTCTTGATGCTGGCATGAAAGTAGTATCACTTCTTCAAGATTCAAGCATagagtgaagaaaaatgaataccACATTGAAGTGGCACATTTTCGTTACCCTGATGCAGCTCTCATCCATCTACCCACCATTTAGCTCTAAGAGAGAAATCTaaggttgatttttttttttcacttaaacCAGCAGTGATGATAgataggtcactctgaaagtaatgcctcttgcTTATTTGCATGAAAACCACATCAGATACAAAGAAAGCAGTAATactgtttgatagagaaaactctcagttacaaaacactattttttaatgtacttaCCACCaatagctatgcatttttgccagcagtgagcaagagcctgcatgccacgctTGTGAGAAATCTGTATCtctggaggtgacccactggTGGCTGTCACCACTATAGAAAtgctcctcactgtgctcacatctgctgtttggtctccataaatgttcagcaaacgTTGATGGGTGTCAGTGGGtacaattttttctgcatgcagaaattcttcatttccatgtcagacgtcagtgtgtcagactgcccgtctgctgccatctgtcacatggcaacgGAATGAAGCTGAATGGAACTGAGAAGATGTTCAACCTCTACCATCGTCCCTTCCACATCCAGCTCTGATGTCAcgggccaacataataaaacaggaggcattacttttggagcagcctaaTGGTTTCAATAAGGCAGAAATTAAGTACTCGGAGATAATACCAGCTGGTAATACTATTTAAAATAGGATGTAAGagattttaaattacatttttaaattgcaaattTAAAAATTGATTCTAGAAGTCCTAATATGACTTAGT
The sequence above is a segment of the Excalfactoria chinensis isolate bCotChi1 chromosome 1, bCotChi1.hap2, whole genome shotgun sequence genome. Coding sequences within it:
- the GPR34 gene encoding probable G-protein coupled receptor 34 isoform X2, which gives rise to MAASSVDLLTILPHKEGFWGNQTDLATNASEIQHNASCFLEDNALSFAFILFYSVIFVVGLVGNIIALFAFLCIHQKRNSIQVYLLNVAIADLLLIFCLPFRILYHISNNTWMFGRILCKIVGTLFYMNMYISIVLLGLISLDRYIKINKSVKRPNMLTTTRSIHICCIVWAVALTGFSLVVVPSLFRSEVSNSTLCFHYRHKKNAMTEAILNYITVIIFWTVFFLLILSYVKIAKNLLRISRKRANFPNAVKYTQTARNSFIVLIIFTVCFVPYHMFRFVYITSQLQNPSCYWKGIIHTCNEVMLIFSSFNSCLDPVMYFLMSRSVRKTVLQLICRRIHGDSSLTLESTSEIKLGQYMQERLSTTTPHSSSVKKKSDLIK
- the GPR34 gene encoding probable G-protein coupled receptor 34 isoform X1, translating into MQALAHCWQKCIAIGEQLRKSSQMAASSVDLLTILPHKEGFWGNQTDLATNASEIQHNASCFLEDNALSFAFILFYSVIFVVGLVGNIIALFAFLCIHQKRNSIQVYLLNVAIADLLLIFCLPFRILYHISNNTWMFGRILCKIVGTLFYMNMYISIVLLGLISLDRYIKINKSVKRPNMLTTTRSIHICCIVWAVALTGFSLVVVPSLFRSEVSNSTLCFHYRHKKNAMTEAILNYITVIIFWTVFFLLILSYVKIAKNLLRISRKRANFPNAVKYTQTARNSFIVLIIFTVCFVPYHMFRFVYITSQLQNPSCYWKGIIHTCNEVMLIFSSFNSCLDPVMYFLMSRSVRKTVLQLICRRIHGDSSLTLESTSEIKLGQYMQERLSTTTPHSSSVKKKSDLIK